The following coding sequences lie in one Vitis vinifera cultivar Pinot Noir 40024 chromosome 19, ASM3070453v1 genomic window:
- the LOC100263533 gene encoding zinc transporter 11 — MPRALLSLSLLLLILAAVSHGGDHAANDESSSSESVNLRANALILVKIYCLILVFFGTFIGGVSPCFLKWNETFLVLGTQFAGGVFLGTAMMHFLSDSNETFGDLTSVEYPFAFMLACAGYLMTMFADCLVSYVYGKGASGGEGDVELQANMQGKSCSNGGHSHSLAQVQTGKDGKEVHSVNSPLKTATSLGDSILLIFALCFHSVFEGIAIGVAETKADAWRALWTVCLHKIFAAIAMGIALLRMIPDRPLLSCAAYAFAFAISSPIGVATGIVIDATTQGAVADWIFAISMGLACGIFIYVSINHLLSKGYTSQKTVPFDTPNYKFLAVLLGIGVIAVVMIWDT; from the exons ATGCCGCGCGCTCTCCTCTCCCTTTCTCTTCTCCTCCTCATCCTCGCCGCCGTCTCCCACGGCGGCGATCATGCTGCTAATGATGAGTCGTCATCGTCGGAGAGCGTTAACCTGAGGGCGAATGCACTGATTCTGGTGAAGATCTACTGTCTGATTCTGGTGTTTTTCGGGACGTTCATCGGCGGCGTGTCGCCTTGCTTCTTGAAGTGGAACGAGACTTTTCTAGTGCTGGGAACGCAGTTCGCCGGCGGAGTGTTTCTAGGGACGGCGATGATGCATTTTCTGAGCGACTCGAATGAGACGTTTGGGGATTTGACGAGCGTGGAGTATCCGTTCGCGTTCATGCTGGCGTGTGCGGGGTATTTGATGACGATGTTCGCCGATTGTTTGGTTTCCTATGTGTATGGAAAGGGGGCGAGTGGTGGTGAGGGAGATGTCGAGCTTCAAG CAAATATGCAAGGAAAAAGCTGTAGCAATGGCGGACATTCACATTCTTTGGCTCAG GTTCAGACTGGCAAAGATGGCAAAGAAGTCCACTCCGTAAATTCCCCTCTGAAAACTGCCACATCGCTCGGGGACAGCATATTACTCATCTTTGCACTGTGTTTCCACTCTGTTTTCGAGGGCATCGCAATTGGAGTTGCAGAGACCAAAGCCGATGCTTGGAGAGCTCTATGGACAGTCTGTCTCCACAAGATATTCGCAGCCATTGCAATGGGAATAGCTCTCCTCCGGATGATTCCAGACAGACCCCTCCTCTCCTGTGCAGCCTATGCCTTTGCATTTGCCATTTCTAGCCCAATTGGTGTGGCCACCGGTATTGTCATAGATGCGACTACTCAGGGCGCTGTGGCTGACTGGATATTCGCCATATCAATGGGGCTAGCATGTGGGATCTTCATCTATGTCTCAATAAACCATCTACTGTCTAAGGGATACACTAGTCAGAAGACAGTTCCCTTTGACACCCCCAACTACAAGTTCTTAGCAGTGTTGTTGGGCATCGGGGTAATCGCGGTTGTGATGATCTGGGACACCTGA